A single window of Halococcus saccharolyticus DSM 5350 DNA harbors:
- a CDS encoding MGMT family protein: protein MTEEAGIYARESSYLDRCVQVGIASGRVVSISFPGSLASEAASDHDLLDRIFDYLEGVEDDFEDVEVALTVPTDQRAVLEAVREIPYGSQVTVERLTRRIADFDADDEDDRDRVRAALDGNPVPLVIPDHRVRDGPSAAPPKVEQRLRSLEGL from the coding sequence ATGACTGAGGAAGCCGGCATTTACGCCCGTGAGTCGTCGTATCTCGACCGGTGTGTCCAGGTCGGGATCGCGAGCGGACGCGTGGTTTCGATCTCCTTTCCGGGCAGCCTCGCGAGCGAGGCAGCGTCCGATCACGACCTCCTCGATCGGATCTTCGACTATCTGGAGGGTGTCGAGGACGACTTTGAGGACGTCGAAGTAGCGCTGACCGTTCCCACCGACCAGCGGGCGGTGCTCGAAGCCGTCCGGGAAATTCCCTACGGTAGCCAGGTCACTGTCGAGCGCCTCACCCGCCGCATTGCCGATTTCGACGCCGACGACGAGGACGACCGCGACCGCGTGCGGGCGGCACTCGACGGGAACCCCGTGCCGCTCGTGATCCCCGACCATCGCGTTCGCGACGGCCCGAGCGCCGCTCCGCCGAAAGTCGAACAGCGGTTGCGGTCGCTGGAAGGGTTGTAG
- the thsA gene encoding thermosome subunit alpha, translating into MAQQQRMGGQPMFILSEDTERTRGQDAQSSNIAAGKAVSEAVRTTLGPRGMDKMLVSDAGDVVITNDGATILGEMDIEHPAAQMITEVAETQEEEVGDGTTTAAVLAGQLLAKAETLLDDDVHPTTIVEGYHEAAQLAHEAVDEQVLAGDDLDDDRLRGVARTSMTGKGTGDVGAEALAETVVEAIRQVEGDDGVARDEISIRTQTGSSSSATELVEGVISEEEPVREDMPKSVENASIAVLDVEFDIREANVDAEYDVSSVDQLNAAIDAEESQFEQYADALADLDVDVAFVTEDIEDRAAAYLAEEGILAFEGVDDDEARSIVRATGASRVGAIEDLEASDLGEAEQVRVESFGEDELAFVEGGAAAEAVTVFARGGTDHVTDELERALHDALDVATAALDSGGVVPGGGASEIAIAAHVRDQTASIEGRRQLAVEAFADAVDVLPRTLAENTGMDPIDALVDLRSRHDSEGRAGLISEGQTGRADDPVEAGVFDPAAVKHEAIESATEAATMIARIDDVISADN; encoded by the coding sequence ATGGCACAGCAACAGCGCATGGGTGGACAGCCGATGTTCATCCTGAGCGAGGACACGGAGCGGACACGCGGCCAGGACGCACAGAGCTCGAACATCGCCGCCGGCAAGGCGGTCTCGGAGGCTGTACGAACGACGCTCGGTCCCCGAGGGATGGACAAGATGCTCGTTTCCGATGCGGGCGACGTCGTCATCACCAACGACGGCGCGACCATCCTCGGCGAGATGGACATCGAGCACCCGGCGGCACAGATGATCACGGAGGTCGCCGAGACTCAGGAGGAAGAGGTCGGCGACGGCACGACGACCGCCGCCGTTCTGGCCGGTCAGCTTCTCGCCAAGGCCGAAACGCTGCTCGACGACGACGTTCACCCGACGACGATCGTCGAGGGGTACCACGAGGCAGCCCAGCTGGCCCACGAGGCCGTCGACGAGCAGGTGCTCGCCGGCGACGACCTCGACGACGACCGACTCCGCGGGGTCGCCCGCACCTCGATGACCGGCAAGGGCACCGGCGACGTGGGTGCGGAAGCGCTCGCCGAAACGGTCGTCGAGGCCATCCGACAGGTCGAGGGTGACGACGGCGTCGCGCGCGACGAGATCTCGATTCGAACGCAGACCGGTTCGAGTTCGAGCGCCACCGAGCTCGTCGAGGGCGTCATCAGCGAGGAGGAGCCGGTCCGCGAGGACATGCCGAAAAGCGTCGAGAACGCCTCGATCGCGGTACTCGATGTCGAGTTCGACATCCGGGAGGCGAACGTCGATGCGGAGTACGACGTCTCGAGCGTCGATCAGCTGAACGCCGCGATCGACGCGGAGGAGAGCCAGTTCGAGCAGTACGCCGACGCACTCGCCGACCTCGACGTCGACGTCGCGTTCGTCACCGAGGACATCGAGGACCGTGCAGCGGCGTACCTCGCCGAGGAAGGCATCCTCGCGTTCGAGGGCGTCGACGACGACGAGGCACGCTCGATCGTCCGGGCCACGGGCGCGAGCCGCGTCGGTGCGATCGAGGACCTCGAAGCGAGCGACCTCGGTGAAGCCGAGCAGGTCCGCGTCGAGTCGTTCGGCGAGGACGAGCTCGCGTTCGTCGAAGGTGGTGCGGCCGCCGAGGCCGTCACGGTGTTCGCTCGCGGCGGCACCGACCACGTCACCGACGAACTCGAACGCGCGCTCCACGACGCGCTCGACGTCGCGACCGCCGCGCTCGATTCGGGCGGTGTGGTGCCCGGTGGCGGCGCGAGCGAGATCGCCATCGCGGCCCACGTCCGCGACCAGACCGCGAGCATCGAGGGCCGTCGCCAACTCGCCGTCGAGGCGTTCGCCGACGCAGTCGATGTCCTGCCCCGCACGCTCGCGGAGAACACCGGGATGGACCCGATCGACGCGCTCGTCGACCTCCGGAGCCGCCACGACAGTGAGGGTCGTGCGGGCCTCATCAGCGAGGGTCAGACTGGCCGGGCCGACGACCCCGTTGAGGCCGGCGTGTTCGATCCCGCCGCGGTCAAACACGAGGCGATCGAGAGTGCCACCGAGGCCGCGACGATGATCGCCCGGATCGACGACGTCATCTCCGCCGACAACTGA
- a CDS encoding methyltransferase domain-containing protein: MEYDELQERYGCETFYWGTEANEFAHTTAEYASDGGTIVDVGAGEGRDAVFFAERGFDVLAIDVAPNGLEKAERLADERGVEIRTRVEDVNTLELDGPVDVVYSIGTLQYLRRGARAERFAHLQRRTRSGGLHAMFAFVDHPDVPPAPDWGENEYHYEPDELDSYYADWECLDSDAFVFEDDSGGEPHRHAAEQVLYRKP, encoded by the coding sequence GTGGAGTACGACGAACTGCAGGAGCGGTACGGCTGCGAGACGTTCTATTGGGGGACCGAGGCGAACGAGTTCGCCCACACGACTGCGGAGTACGCCTCCGACGGCGGAACGATCGTCGATGTCGGTGCAGGTGAGGGACGCGACGCGGTGTTCTTCGCCGAGCGAGGGTTCGACGTGCTGGCAATCGATGTCGCACCGAACGGGCTCGAAAAGGCCGAACGACTCGCCGACGAGCGCGGTGTCGAGATCCGCACCCGCGTCGAGGACGTCAACACGCTCGAACTCGACGGACCGGTCGACGTGGTCTATTCCATCGGGACACTCCAGTACCTCCGTCGAGGTGCGCGCGCGGAGCGCTTCGCCCACCTCCAGCGACGAACTCGATCGGGCGGGCTCCACGCGATGTTCGCGTTCGTCGATCACCCCGACGTTCCGCCCGCGCCGGACTGGGGCGAGAACGAGTATCACTACGAGCCGGACGAACTCGACTCGTACTACGCCGACTGGGAGTGTCTCGACAGCGACGCGTTCGTCTTCGAGGACGACTCCGGTGGCGAACCGCACCGCCACGCCGCGGAGCAAGTGCTCTACCGCAAACCCTGA
- a CDS encoding nicotinamide-nucleotide adenylyltransferase translates to MLRGFYIGRFQPYHDGHHRMVERIAGEVDELVLGIGSADDSHTRHDPFTAGERIMMLTKALEDADLVIYPVPIEDLDRNAVWVSHVQSMSPTFEIAYSNNPLVVQLFTEAGVEVRQSPMFDRERLEGTEIRERMIADDGWEALVPDAVVDVVEEIDGIERIQRVSETDGADSYRADTTADPE, encoded by the coding sequence ATGCTCCGCGGCTTCTACATCGGCCGGTTCCAGCCATACCACGACGGCCACCATCGGATGGTCGAGCGGATCGCGGGCGAGGTCGATGAGCTCGTGCTCGGGATCGGCAGCGCCGACGACTCCCACACTCGTCACGATCCCTTCACCGCCGGCGAGCGCATCATGATGCTCACCAAGGCGCTCGAGGACGCCGACCTCGTGATCTATCCCGTGCCGATCGAGGATCTCGACCGAAACGCGGTCTGGGTCAGCCACGTCCAAAGCATGTCACCGACGTTCGAGATCGCGTACTCGAACAATCCGTTGGTGGTGCAGCTGTTCACCGAGGCCGGCGTCGAGGTGCGCCAGTCGCCGATGTTCGACCGCGAGCGATTGGAGGGGACCGAAATCAGAGAGCGGATGATCGCCGACGACGGCTGGGAGGCGCTCGTCCCCGACGCCGTCGTCGACGTGGTCGAGGAGATCGACGGGATCGAACGCATTCAGCGCGTGAGCGAGACCGACGGCGCGGACTCCTACCGCGCCGACACCACGGCCGACCCCGAGTGA
- the lonB gene encoding ATP-dependent protease LonB — protein sequence MSNDTDTDDAFPTEHDPDPDPGSNSEPGDDESIPLGEELGSDVEIEAEIDEDAEDGLLGGLTIESTADIEIPDRLVDQVIGQDHARDVVMKAAKQRRHVMMIGTPGTGKSMLAKAMSQLLPKEDLQDVLVYHNPDDGNEPKVRTVPGGKGQQIIEAHKEEAQKRNQMRQFLMWIIIAIVLGYSFLIAGQILLGGVLAVLIYLAFKYSSRSTDAMIPNLLIDSSDTQTAPFKDATGAHAGALLGDVRHDPFQSGGMETPSHDRVESGAIHEANKGVLFIDEINTLDIRSQQKLMTAIQEGEFSITGQSERSSGAMVQTEPVPTDFIMIAAGNLDAMENMHPALRNRVKGYGYEVYMDDTIEDDPEMRRKYARFVAQEVDKDGRLPHFTREALEEMILEARRRAGRKGHLTLEMRSLGGLVRVAGDIARAEDKEFTEREDVLQAKRRSRSIEQQLADNYIERRKDYELSVSQGDVVGRVNGLAVMGDDSGIVLPVMAEVTPSQGPGGVIATGKLQEIAEEAVQNVSAIIKKFSDENISEKDIHIQFVQTGQQGVDGDSASITVAAAVISALENAPVKQNVAMTGSLSVRGDVLPVGGVTHKIEAAAKTGYDKVIIPKANEQDVMIEDEYEDMIEIVPVSHISEVLEVALAGEGEADGLVDRLKSITGQALERQVGQGTGSPSPQ from the coding sequence ATGAGTAACGACACGGACACCGACGACGCGTTCCCGACCGAGCACGACCCGGATCCAGACCCGGGATCGAACTCGGAGCCGGGAGACGACGAGAGCATTCCCCTGGGGGAGGAGCTCGGTAGCGACGTCGAGATCGAGGCCGAGATCGACGAGGACGCCGAGGACGGTCTGCTCGGCGGCCTCACAATCGAGAGCACGGCGGACATCGAGATTCCCGACCGGCTCGTCGATCAGGTCATCGGGCAGGATCACGCCCGCGACGTGGTGATGAAAGCCGCGAAGCAGCGCCGCCACGTCATGATGATCGGGACGCCGGGCACGGGCAAATCGATGCTGGCGAAGGCGATGAGCCAGCTCCTCCCGAAGGAGGACCTCCAAGACGTACTGGTCTACCACAACCCCGACGACGGGAACGAACCGAAGGTCCGCACAGTACCTGGAGGGAAGGGCCAACAGATCATCGAGGCCCACAAGGAGGAGGCCCAAAAGCGCAACCAGATGCGCCAGTTCCTGATGTGGATCATCATCGCCATCGTGCTCGGGTACTCCTTCCTGATCGCGGGTCAGATCCTGCTCGGTGGGGTGCTCGCCGTCCTGATCTACCTCGCGTTCAAGTACAGCTCCCGGAGCACGGACGCGATGATCCCGAACCTCCTGATCGACTCCTCGGACACCCAGACCGCGCCGTTCAAGGACGCGACCGGCGCGCACGCCGGTGCGCTGCTCGGCGATGTCCGCCACGACCCGTTCCAGTCGGGTGGGATGGAGACGCCGAGTCACGACCGCGTCGAGTCCGGTGCGATCCACGAGGCCAACAAGGGCGTGCTGTTCATCGACGAGATCAACACGCTCGATATCCGGTCCCAGCAGAAGCTGATGACCGCGATCCAGGAGGGCGAGTTCTCGATCACGGGTCAGAGCGAACGCTCCTCGGGCGCGATGGTCCAGACCGAACCCGTGCCGACGGACTTCATCATGATCGCGGCCGGGAACTTGGACGCGATGGAGAACATGCACCCGGCGCTCCGCAACCGGGTCAAGGGGTACGGCTATGAGGTGTACATGGACGACACCATCGAGGACGACCCCGAGATGCGCCGGAAGTACGCCCGGTTCGTGGCCCAGGAGGTCGACAAGGACGGTCGGCTCCCCCACTTCACGCGCGAAGCGCTGGAGGAGATGATCCTCGAAGCCCGCCGGCGTGCGGGCCGGAAGGGCCACCTCACGCTCGAAATGCGCTCGCTCGGCGGTCTCGTGCGGGTCGCGGGGGACATCGCCCGCGCTGAGGACAAGGAGTTCACCGAGCGCGAGGACGTGCTCCAGGCAAAGCGCCGGTCGCGCTCGATCGAACAGCAGCTCGCCGACAACTACATCGAGCGCCGGAAGGACTACGAGCTCTCGGTCTCGCAGGGCGACGTCGTCGGCCGCGTCAACGGGCTCGCGGTCATGGGCGATGACTCCGGGATCGTGCTGCCGGTGATGGCCGAAGTGACGCCATCGCAGGGTCCCGGCGGCGTGATCGCCACCGGGAAGCTCCAGGAGATCGCCGAAGAGGCGGTCCAGAACGTCTCGGCGATCATCAAGAAGTTCTCGGACGAGAACATCTCCGAGAAGGACATCCACATCCAGTTCGTCCAGACTGGCCAGCAGGGTGTCGATGGCGACTCGGCCTCCATCACGGTGGCCGCAGCCGTCATCAGCGCGCTCGAGAACGCCCCGGTCAAACAGAACGTCGCGATGACCGGCTCGCTCTCGGTCCGTGGTGACGTCCTCCCGGTCGGTGGGGTGACCCACAAGATCGAGGCGGCGGCGAAGACCGGCTACGACAAGGTCATTATCCCGAAGGCGAACGAACAGGACGTGATGATCGAGGACGAGTACGAGGACATGATCGAGATCGTCCCGGTCAGCCACATCAGCGAAGTGCTCGAAGTCGCCCTCGCCGGCGAGGGCGAGGCCGACGGGCTGGTCGATCGCTTGAAATCGATCACGGGCCAGGCGCTCGAACGCCAGGTCGGCCAGGGCACCGGCAGCCCGAGCCCGCAGTAA
- a CDS encoding SAM hydrolase/SAM-dependent halogenase family protein, with protein sequence MITLTSDFGSPYPAAMKGVLCAHTDARLVDIAHDFPRQDVRTTAFWLREVLPYFPPATHLVVVDPGVGTDRAALAIRAGEHVLVGPDNGVLAPVARQLADRHGGAPDDDESSAGIEPFEIVVDDPESATFHGRDVFAPAAALAHEAGVGHLAACDEFVPTDGYEDLRFPEPAVGSGDATGEILVVDGFGNAITNVPGAVLDGRFGERIDVDGERVPVARSYAHVAAGERLVTVGSHGNVELAANRGRGDETFGVGVGDPIELAFE encoded by the coding sequence ATGATCACACTCACCTCCGACTTCGGCTCACCGTACCCCGCCGCGATGAAGGGCGTCCTCTGTGCGCACACCGACGCCCGGCTCGTCGACATCGCCCACGACTTCCCCCGCCAGGACGTCCGGACGACCGCGTTCTGGCTCCGGGAGGTGCTTCCGTACTTCCCGCCCGCTACCCACCTCGTGGTGGTCGATCCCGGCGTCGGCACCGACCGAGCGGCGCTCGCGATCCGGGCGGGCGAGCACGTCCTCGTGGGACCGGACAACGGCGTGCTGGCTCCCGTTGCCAGGCAGCTTGCAGACCGTCACGGGGGAGCGCCGGACGACGACGAATCGAGCGCGGGTATCGAACCGTTCGAAATCGTCGTCGACGATCCCGAGAGTGCAACCTTCCACGGCCGGGACGTGTTCGCGCCGGCAGCCGCGCTCGCCCACGAGGCGGGTGTGGGTCATCTCGCAGCGTGCGACGAGTTCGTGCCCACCGACGGCTACGAGGACCTCCGATTCCCGGAGCCAGCCGTCGGGAGCGGTGACGCCACGGGCGAGATACTCGTCGTCGATGGGTTCGGCAACGCCATCACGAACGTCCCGGGCGCGGTGCTAGACGGACGGTTCGGCGAACGGATCGATGTCGACGGCGAGCGCGTGCCGGTCGCGCGGTCGTACGCACACGTCGCGGCCGGCGAGCGCCTCGTCACCGTCGGCAGTCACGGCAACGTCGAACTCGCCGCGAATCGGGGGCGGGGCGACGAGACGTTCGGCGTCGGAGTCGGTGATCCGATCGAGTTGGCGTTCGAGTGA
- the trpB gene encoding tryptophan synthase subunit beta: MPAIEELTDAYERYVLDNEDGFVDEFRDRLRDFGGRPTPLQRAERLSERYDTEVYLKREDLLHGGAHKLNNALGQVLLAKYMGKERVVAETGAGQHGTATAMAAAHLDMPCEVYMGETDINRQRPNVFRMRLNGADVTPVTAGRGTLKEAINETMRDWATTVETTHYVLGSVVGPHPFPAMVRDFQAVISEEARRQIREQTDGLPDSVLACAGGGSNTMGAFAAFLDDEDVSLHAVEAGGSSLTVDEERGVAPNSASLSTGGEGVLHGARTRLLQDDDGQILESHSVSAGLDYAGVGPELAHLVESGRVRAVNVDDDAALAAFHRLSNMEGIIPALESAHALAYLERVAGLDGPATEGSSGKPRDEAHDDLGDTVIVNVSGRGDKDLETVIEETDRREIEEAPEMDVFTEGL, from the coding sequence ATGCCCGCGATCGAGGAGTTGACCGACGCCTACGAGCGGTACGTCCTCGACAACGAGGACGGGTTCGTGGACGAGTTCCGCGACCGCCTCCGCGACTTCGGCGGGCGGCCGACGCCGCTCCAGCGTGCCGAGCGGCTGAGCGAGCGTTACGACACCGAGGTGTATCTCAAGCGCGAGGACCTGCTCCACGGCGGCGCGCACAAGCTGAACAACGCGCTCGGCCAGGTCCTGCTCGCAAAGTACATGGGCAAGGAGCGGGTGGTCGCCGAGACCGGCGCGGGCCAGCACGGCACTGCGACCGCGATGGCCGCCGCCCATCTCGATATGCCTTGCGAGGTCTACATGGGCGAGACCGACATCAACCGCCAGCGACCCAACGTGTTCCGGATGCGGTTGAACGGTGCGGACGTCACCCCGGTCACGGCGGGCCGCGGGACGCTGAAGGAGGCCATCAACGAGACGATGCGTGACTGGGCGACGACTGTCGAAACCACCCACTACGTGCTCGGGAGCGTCGTCGGCCCCCATCCGTTCCCCGCGATGGTCCGCGATTTTCAGGCCGTGATCTCTGAGGAGGCCAGACGACAGATCCGCGAGCAAACCGACGGACTCCCCGACAGCGTCCTCGCGTGTGCGGGCGGCGGCTCGAACACGATGGGTGCGTTCGCGGCCTTTCTTGACGACGAAGACGTGTCGCTTCACGCGGTCGAGGCGGGCGGCTCGTCGCTCACGGTCGACGAAGAACGCGGTGTCGCACCCAACTCAGCGTCGCTTTCGACAGGAGGAGAGGGCGTGCTCCATGGCGCGCGCACCCGACTCCTTCAGGACGACGACGGCCAGATCCTCGAATCCCACTCGGTTTCGGCGGGGCTCGACTACGCGGGGGTCGGCCCTGAGCTCGCTCACCTCGTCGAGTCCGGGCGCGTCCGGGCAGTCAACGTCGACGACGACGCCGCGCTTGCGGCGTTCCATCGGCTCTCCAACATGGAAGGAATCATCCCGGCGCTCGAAAGCGCCCACGCGCTGGCGTATCTGGAGCGCGTGGCCGGGCTGGACGGCCCGGCCACGGAGGGATCGAGCGGGAAACCGCGAGACGAAGCGCACGACGACCTCGGCGACACAGTAATCGTGAACGTCTCCGGGCGGGGCGACAAGGACCTCGAAACGGTGATCGAGGAGACCGACCGACGGGAGATCGAGGAAGCGCCCGAGATGGACGTCTTCACGGAGGGGCTCTGA
- a CDS encoding trimeric intracellular cation channel family protein, translating to MISAFDAMNAIGLVAFAVVGALKGADADLDLFGVGVLGMLTALGGGILRDVLAGRVPVALRTTSDVSVALAGVGIGVVLARAMGGRLRNHTAVQLPDAIGLAAFAATGALVGTDAGLSPFGVVVLATLTGVGGGSIADVLLGRVPAVLHEDFYATPAVLGGGAFWLATAVGVAAGQATLGCAAFVFVLRLVALRYDWHLPTI from the coding sequence ATGATCAGTGCGTTCGACGCGATGAACGCGATCGGGCTGGTGGCGTTCGCGGTCGTGGGCGCGCTCAAGGGTGCGGACGCCGACCTCGACCTGTTCGGCGTCGGGGTTCTCGGCATGCTGACCGCACTCGGCGGCGGCATCCTCCGAGACGTGCTCGCCGGCCGCGTTCCCGTTGCACTCCGGACGACCTCGGACGTGAGCGTCGCACTCGCCGGGGTCGGAATCGGTGTCGTGCTCGCACGGGCGATGGGCGGCCGGCTCCGGAACCACACGGCGGTTCAGCTACCCGACGCTATCGGCCTGGCGGCCTTTGCGGCCACTGGCGCGCTCGTCGGGACCGACGCCGGGCTCTCGCCGTTCGGGGTGGTGGTGCTCGCGACGCTCACCGGCGTCGGCGGCGGGAGCATCGCCGACGTCCTCCTGGGGCGAGTCCCGGCGGTGCTCCACGAGGACTTCTACGCGACGCCTGCAGTGCTCGGCGGCGGGGCGTTCTGGCTCGCGACCGCGGTCGGCGTCGCCGCCGGCCAGGCGACCCTCGGCTGTGCGGCGTTCGTCTTCGTCCTCAGACTGGTCGCGCTCCGGTACGACTGGCATCTGCCGACGATCTGA
- a CDS encoding CPBP family intramembrane glutamic endopeptidase gives MARWAVFAGLTALVLFVLLALARASQSTIDDTSSAVDDASAVDDTISTVGDGSPTTEPVPSRRDEDVPPDSPLDHDDRDPIEQPSAGPDRTRRSPSFSTGALLANVALSQGLFAVVLVGGAWYARIPPTALGVRTAPLSTGLPALGIGIVVGIGLYLVNELGTLGANAVGIETPDALRESLAPDSRAGWIVLLGVVLPTIAIFEELLFRAALIGALSAGFGLSPWLLAVLSSVAFALGHGAQGTIGMVATGGLGFVLAGAFVLTGSLLVVVVAHYLVNALEFAVHESLGVEWS, from the coding sequence GTGGCCCGGTGGGCGGTCTTCGCCGGCCTGACCGCCCTCGTTCTCTTCGTTTTACTCGCGCTCGCGCGCGCTTCCCAATCGACTATCGACGACACTTCTTCGGCGGTCGACGACGCCTCGGCGGTTGACGACACCATCTCGACAGTCGGCGATGGATCGCCGACTACCGAGCCCGTTCCCTCTCGTCGTGACGAGGACGTTCCACCCGACAGTCCGTTGGATCACGACGACAGGGACCCGATCGAACAGCCATCGGCGGGACCAGACAGAACACGTCGGTCACCGTCGTTTTCGACCGGCGCGCTGCTCGCGAACGTCGCACTCTCACAGGGACTGTTCGCGGTCGTCTTGGTTGGTGGGGCGTGGTACGCCCGAATCCCGCCCACCGCACTCGGGGTGCGTACCGCACCGTTGAGCACCGGACTACCGGCGCTCGGGATCGGGATCGTCGTGGGGATCGGGCTCTACCTCGTCAACGAGCTCGGGACGCTCGGCGCGAACGCGGTGGGGATCGAGACGCCCGACGCGCTCCGCGAATCGCTCGCCCCGGACTCGCGGGCGGGCTGGATCGTCCTCCTCGGCGTGGTGCTGCCGACCATCGCGATCTTCGAGGAACTCCTCTTCCGGGCGGCGCTGATCGGCGCACTTTCGGCCGGGTTCGGACTCTCGCCGTGGCTGCTCGCCGTGCTTTCGTCGGTCGCGTTCGCGCTCGGCCACGGCGCACAGGGTACGATCGGGATGGTCGCGACCGGGGGGCTGGGATTCGTGCTCGCGGGCGCGTTCGTGCTGACTGGCAGTCTCCTCGTCGTGGTGGTCGCTCACTACCTCGTCAACGCACTGGAGTTCGCCGTCCACGAGAGTCTGGGCGTCGAGTGGTCGTAG
- a CDS encoding glycosyltransferase family 2 protein has translation MQLSVVVPTLNGRTQLVACLDALATAAPESEVVVVNGPSADGTTGMVRERDDVDVLVEVADRNLNVARNAGIEHASGEWIAIVGHDRTVEPGWDDAVAAGLDPGAARAGAHVFAEGYPMPGGRDRVGAVTGPTGADGERRDGPESRIIAGREVTYVDGRNVAFSRAALDALDGFDEYLRTGGARDLAHRLAANGYAVDWQDGMCVQDAAAVGPTRPGTSGSPVISDGGRTERDWYWKYRALAYRLVKNYGVRPTTARRLASHAVSDALSGFAGVVRGDGAPTSWFANGRDVLTGSGRGDAAGLLARWRDRGRRNPNGISSRSDRAVAVYDRR, from the coding sequence ATGCAGCTCTCGGTGGTCGTGCCGACGCTCAACGGCCGGACCCAGCTCGTGGCGTGTCTCGACGCGCTCGCCACGGCCGCTCCCGAGAGCGAGGTCGTCGTCGTGAACGGCCCCTCGGCCGACGGCACCACCGGGATGGTCAGGGAGCGCGACGACGTCGACGTGCTCGTGGAAGTCGCCGACCGCAACCTCAACGTCGCCCGGAACGCGGGCATCGAGCACGCTTCGGGCGAGTGGATCGCGATCGTCGGCCACGACAGAACCGTCGAGCCGGGCTGGGACGACGCCGTCGCGGCGGGACTCGACCCTGGTGCGGCACGCGCGGGCGCACACGTTTTCGCTGAAGGATATCCCATGCCCGGCGGCCGCGATCGGGTGGGGGCGGTCACCGGCCCTACCGGGGCGGACGGCGAACGGCGCGATGGTCCGGAATCACGGATCATCGCCGGACGTGAGGTGACGTACGTCGACGGCCGAAACGTCGCGTTCTCGCGTGCAGCGCTCGACGCGCTCGACGGGTTCGACGAGTACCTCCGAACCGGCGGCGCGCGCGATCTCGCCCATCGGCTCGCCGCGAACGGGTACGCAGTGGACTGGCAGGACGGAATGTGCGTCCAGGACGCGGCCGCCGTCGGTCCCACGAGGCCGGGGACTTCCGGCAGTCCGGTGATCTCCGACGGCGGCCGGACCGAGCGTGACTGGTACTGGAAGTATCGGGCGCTCGCCTACCGACTCGTCAAAAATTATGGAGTTCGGCCGACGACCGCGCGCCGGCTCGCGAGCCACGCCGTGAGCGACGCGCTCTCGGGGTTCGCCGGGGTCGTCCGAGGCGACGGTGCTCCGACATCGTGGTTCGCCAACGGACGCGACGTGCTCACCGGGTCGGGCCGTGGCGACGCTGCCGGCCTCCTCGCGCGGTGGCGCGACCGCGGTCGGCGAAACCCCAACGGGATCTCCTCGCGGTCGGACCGAGCGGTCGCGGTCTACGATCGGCGCTGA
- the trpC gene encoding indole-3-glycerol phosphate synthase, translating into MNASEGVAPAIESILAAARERGGGDERVSVDARSLPAALSTAEADGRVPIIAEVKPTSPTTDGRRDADPVELATAMVDGGAAAISVLTEPDHFGGSPDALRAVRAAVDVPVLRKDFVLDESQLDTVEADAVLLIARFLDDLDGMIAAARERGFHPLVEVHTAGELDRALAADADLVGVNNRDLARLDVDLSTFERVSSAAPDDVTLIAESGIGSSEDARRMREAGADGLLIGSAIMDGDIAANTRRLTTAEVEA; encoded by the coding sequence ATGAACGCGAGCGAGGGGGTCGCCCCCGCGATCGAGTCGATCCTCGCCGCCGCCCGCGAGCGCGGGGGCGGGGACGAACGAGTGTCCGTCGACGCACGCTCGTTGCCCGCAGCGCTTTCGACGGCCGAAGCCGATGGACGAGTTCCGATCATCGCGGAGGTCAAACCCACGAGCCCGACGACCGACGGCCGGCGCGACGCGGACCCGGTCGAACTCGCCACGGCGATGGTGGACGGCGGCGCGGCGGCGATTTCGGTACTGACCGAACCCGATCATTTCGGGGGATCGCCCGATGCGCTCCGCGCGGTCCGAGCAGCTGTCGATGTCCCGGTACTCCGAAAGGATTTCGTGCTCGATGAGTCCCAGCTCGACACGGTGGAAGCGGACGCCGTGCTCCTGATCGCGCGCTTTCTCGACGACCTCGACGGGATGATCGCGGCGGCGCGCGAGCGCGGGTTTCACCCGCTGGTCGAGGTCCACACCGCGGGGGAGCTCGATCGCGCGCTCGCGGCGGACGCTGATCTCGTGGGCGTGAACAACCGCGATCTCGCGCGGCTCGACGTGGACCTCTCGACGTTCGAGCGAGTCAGTTCGGCGGCTCCGGATGACGTCACGCTGATCGCCGAAAGCGGTATCGGGAGTTCCGAAGACGCCAGGCGGATGCGCGAAGCGGGCGCGGACGGGCTTCTGATTGGGAGCGCGATCATGGACGGCGACATCGCGGCGAACACACGCCGACTCACGACAGCGGAGGTGGAGGCGTGA